A genomic stretch from Longimicrobium sp. includes:
- a CDS encoding NADH-quinone oxidoreductase subunit NuoB — protein sequence MFDGSPGFLTTRVDAVVNWARTNSLWPMPFGTACCAIEMMATAATRFDLARFGMERMSFSPRQADLLICAGRVSYKMAPVLKKIWEQMPSPKWSISMGACASTGGVFDVYSMVQGIDTIIPVDVYVPGCPPRPESLIYGILLIQEKIRNSSPSSEDEWNAVDQLPETGSYLPQETIDRITLPFGNSTNQNRASGLVSTGAVVRVSDRLP from the coding sequence CTGTTCGACGGCTCGCCCGGGTTCCTGACGACGCGCGTGGACGCCGTCGTCAACTGGGCGCGCACCAACTCGCTCTGGCCCATGCCCTTCGGCACGGCGTGCTGCGCCATCGAGATGATGGCCACCGCCGCCACCCGGTTCGACCTGGCCCGCTTCGGCATGGAGCGCATGAGCTTCAGCCCCCGCCAGGCCGACCTGCTGATCTGCGCGGGGCGGGTGAGCTACAAGATGGCGCCCGTGCTCAAGAAGATCTGGGAGCAGATGCCCTCGCCCAAGTGGAGCATCAGCATGGGCGCCTGCGCCAGCACGGGCGGCGTGTTCGACGTGTACAGCATGGTGCAGGGCATCGACACCATCATCCCGGTCGACGTGTACGTGCCCGGCTGCCCGCCGCGCCCCGAGTCGCTGATCTACGGCATCCTGCTGATCCAGGAAAAGATCCGGAACTCGTCGCCCAGCTCCGAGGACGAGTGGAACGCGGTGGACCAGCTCCCGGAAACGGGGAGCTACCTGCCGCAGGAAACCATCGACCGCATCACGCTGCCGTTCGGCAACAGCACCAACCAGAACCGCGCCAGCGGGCTGGTGAGCACGGGTGCCGTGGTGC